The Punica granatum isolate Tunisia-2019 chromosome 4, ASM765513v2, whole genome shotgun sequence sequence CCAAGGTTCAGCAGATTAAAACAGGTATATGCAACCTGAAGCAGTTGGGACAACAGGTTATTGATTATTACTCAAAACTGAAATCACTCTAGGACGAACTGGAGGGATACCTCGAGACAGCAGAGTGTACTTGCGGTGCCTGCACCTGTGGAGCCGTAGACCAGATGGCTAGGAATAAGGAAGTCGAGAAACTTCATCAGTTTCTGATGGGTCTGGACTCCGAAATTTTTGCAACGGTAAGATCGCAAATCCTGAATATGGATCCTCTGCCTACACTGAACAGAGCCTTTGCGCAAGTTGCCGATGAGGAGTTGCGCTGGTCGATGACACAAGGAGGAAGAAGTGAACAACTGGAGTCTTTATGCAGGAGACGGGCGGCAAGGGAGAGGACCTAGGGTTCTTTGCGACTACTGTGGAAAGACGGGTCATAAAAGATCGGATTGTTGGAAGCTTCATGGATACCCTGCCGATCGTGATTtcaaaggaaaaggaagaggCTGGATCAAACAAGGGAATTCAACGAAGCAAATATTATGGGCAGAAAGCAGATGGCAACAAAAGTCAAAAGGCATATTTTTCTCCAGCCGAGACAGTTCAAGGGCAGACTCCAGGTAAGGCAGCTGGCAACCATGCTGTCACACATGCAATAGGAAGAAACATTACCATCACAGGGATTTCGGAGGACCAACTAAGTCAGCTGGCCACGATTTTTGGTGAACGTGCAGCTATGTCGGAGCAATTAGCCGGTAATGTTGTTTTACCGAATTGTTTGACAGAATGGGTATTAGACTCGGGTGCATCGATGCACATGACAGGGAAAATTGAATTGCTTTCGGACGTGGAGGACCTCACGCATACAATCTCGATCGGTATTCCGGATGGCAAATCCGTTTTTGCCACTAAAAATGGCAATGTCTATCTCAATGATTTCATGCTAAAGGACGTGTTATTTGTTCCTGGCCTTAACTGCAATTTGATATCGGTTGGGAAATTGGCAACGGACCAAGATTGTGTATTAACATTTTGTTCTCGATCTTGCAAATTACAGGACCAAGCCATGAGGAGAGTGATTGGATCGGGTGAGCTATGGAGGGGGGTATATTGGCTCAAGCATAAGCAACCTACATTAGCTCACATGGCCGTAAAGAAGACAGGTCATCTCTTGTGGCATAAGCGCTTGGGTCACCCGTCTAGTAAAGTCTTGCACTCTATTCCCGGTGTTTCAATAAAAACGGATGAAAAGTTTGTTTGTGATGCTTGTGCCCGTGCAAAGCTTTCACGTAATCCATTTCCTGAAAGCTTGAACTATGCTAAAGCATGTTTTGATTTAATTCATGGAGATGTTTGGGGCCCTTACCGTGTAGCCTCTATATCGGGTGCTCGATACTTTCTCACTTTGGTTGATGATCATAGTCGGTGGGTATGGGTTTATTTGATGAGTGATAAGACTGAAACTCATAAGTGGTTGGTTGGCTTCTATAATATGATAAAGAATCAGTTTGGGAAATCTATTAAGACATTTCGATCAGACAATGGTCGGGAGTTCACTTCTAAAGCTATGCGTGATTTTTATCATGCAAACGGAATAGTTCATCAAACGTCTTGTGTAGATACGCCACAACAAAATGGGCGTGTCGAAAGAAAACATCGACATTTTCTAGAGATGGCACGTTCTTTGCTTTTTGATGCACATCTACCAATTAAATTATGGGGAGAATGTGTACTTGCGGCAGcatatttgattaattatacGCCTACGGCTGTGTTATCGGGAAAAGCTCCAGTTGAAGTCATTTTTCAAAAGTCATTAAGACTAGATCACCTTAGGGTATTCGGCTGCCTATGTTATGCTTCCAAGAGACCTAAGCCTACCGACAAATTTGAGAGTCGAGCACGTCGTTGTGTTTTTATGGGATACCAGTATGGCCAAAAGGGATGGAAGTTATATGATCTAGAGACAGAAGAAATCTTTGTTTCACGGGATGTGGTTTTTCATGAAGAAACATTCCCATTTAGCAAGGgtcgaaaattttcaattgaatCAGGATTGAGTCCTGGACAATTAATTAGCCGGGGGGGAACCCATGGGAAAAATTAGGCTGAATGGAGAATACCAGCCCGGGCAGGTACCcagtgtacggacccgaatgtggactctcgtcggggcccgcatgcgcgcttttggatcgcgcggcttgggagtgtccaccttcccgtggggacgcgtgacggacacgcgtgagagaaggagtcgccacttatcattttacgatccgaaggtcgagggcggataagttacccgggtctaggggtatggaacacctagtttgttgttaaggcattgatctgtgcggacccggaaaatccgtgttcgggggtttatgttacgtgcgggcctatatcccgcacgccctttcggtactctggtttgctaggcttgcatgtttttttatttaccgcttgaattaagctgcactcagctcgcacgttttgacaccggaaattcggtgaactaaacgatgtcggttgagaagccgagagagaattAAACCcttatgtcggggagttggttcacaatcttgcgttatagttcatctaaccatggaggttgaatccctgcgtgaaccaaaaccgcgagttcttgggcttactttcctttgggcaagcattaaaccgattcgattaattcgactctcggaccgttcgctcaccgactggaattcttacagaacaaaatgtacaaaataaaagtccttacaatgctctcgaaaacaataaatacaaattacaaatggccgaattccagtcgactcgcgttcggttattattccactctaactcaccgtgagtttagggaaaagaccgaagaactgaaattcaatggacgcgctcactgaatagggcgttggaccctgtgagtgttgattgggcgttggaccctgtgatcgatgattagggtgttgaaccctaatattattcggcctagggatcaggctcgactcgcatggcaaacaggtgcggaaagataacacgcaacatgttaataacagacaaggtgttttgtattcaccgaatgtatgtggattaacaagtttattaatccaagggtgtttttgcaagcaaatgccatatgctaagcaatcaaacacgtgccaatgttttagtattatgcttttgttggaaatttggaaaagagaatcgaatctcatgtgtgtggattgcttttatagtgattcggtgttgtgacactgaattaccactgaattgatccaaacttgtattttgactctagatttggaacctagagttccgcctaaccattttctaggatttggttaagttgagtgaaatgattagtccaataattgtattttgatacagaatacccaactgacatcttaaactgcgctaggatgtcggcaaatcacgaaatgatgttcttgcccttgatttgaaaatttgttttcagaaaaagagaacaacataataaggatttgaaagtatgagggttttgaaaagggcattaacaccgttttgtaattcgtcaacgcgagttacaaattaatgtccaattcgtgcaaagttgtttaaattgaatgaattaaccgtgtgaacgtcccgattaacccgttcgtggaattaatgcttaaggttattgccgaatgctttaattgtgaaaacgattcgtgattcgacgaccaacacgaatccgtaagaatcgaggatatttggtccaatgaccgaaactaccctcgtaaccgaatggacccgaatgagtcattgatacccaaatccatgcatgctttgttttggaaagacattttcatgcgatattgcgacgataatgtaaattgcaaattacacgaaagccgagaacggactcaaaacgggaagaggaagcctcatgcaatccgtacgagtctaagaggctctcggtcacttctccttggagataaccgagaggtcccatggcccgaatggggttccacgaggtttccccgtcttgttttgaatcatttctcgcatgctcaaacgacaaacacgataaatgacacgattaactaaagtcggtattgccatgatttgaataacgcattcgaacatacaaacatgcacaaacaagttatttaaggaatcgataaaacaataccgacttcatgcatgtaagaaaacacgagaagactcgggaatcgaacttggatcgggctaagaaggtcgttcttaacccgaggaaagcaagccaagtctcggttacctcttcttgaggcaaacccgagagctcttttggtTATTTCGGGtagggaaggtcttccgagggtcgatccaaacgtttcccgacatgctaacatgttaatcgaggataaacatgcatgatgtactgtaaaagtgcataaacatgaagtcttgcaagtgaacatgctttgtgcaccatattactccatagccatgcaaataatgtaaaaagccctaactcctctaagtcaagagtgatttacctagtctcgggatacgaggaaagagtcggggaagtgttcgagagtcgggtgactcggtagaacgcttggaaggatgctcgggtgcaaaggatgcacgtttggggagctaggtgcacggggagtgcggctggagtgcacgggaggcgcgcggggcgcgcgggcaggAGCACGGACAtgcaggcgtgcgcgcggggcgcgcggcgtgcgcgggtgcgCGGGCTGGAGCGCGGCTGTGCGCGTGGAGCGTGCGCGGGGGCGCGGGCTGGCGCACGGCTGGCACACGGctggcactgttcacccgagagtgacgattcttcacccgaaatgcactaaatgacctgaaacaataatttaaagacttcaaatggaaaaaccaatttcaccaatgaactccatgggtccaaaacatatggtccatggagtttgagaatttttgaagttaagtcgggatgatgaacaccggcttccgacttaagaacttcgggttttgttcgatgttttcttttcggtttttcaaagctgaagcttgctggttcttgggtgttcttggctatggagtttgagaggttttctagagggagaatgcttggagagagtgtgtaagagaagaagtgattatcttaatcacttttgggccatttataggcaaaactaatgacacaattagtgaaACAAAGCATCATTAGTGGGCATGCTTAGGATGGACGGTttgcttaaggaaatatctagccctatcctcttccatttgcattaatgaagaagagatcaaagcattaaatggcattgaagaagagttggagtgttgtcttcaaactctttggatattttggctaagaatgcaagttggcttcttgcactgaagaagaagaggaagcttctagagcaaaggggtgactcatcttgggtagtccatgggtcccacgacagaagaggagaaaccgggaaaaagctcgagtctcaattgatcgcgcattcgaagttcgtggtttgaattgaacgtcgaattaccgatatacgcgaggaaacggatttaatgagtccgagattgacattttccgtgaggaattgccaaatATCTGTATGagactcggaagccgatttttctccttttatgcattcagagcgaggttattCAGTTCTGacaacatatcttgtatctgtaTCCCACGTCGATCATTTTGACacaaattgtcaaattacgtgggcacttgtcccttaagccggtaaatgcaaatatggagccggagatgtcctaggaggccgaaactggatttctcatattgctttctgagtttcttgggcgatccggagattactgtgatctctgtttgctgagattgg is a genomic window containing:
- the LOC116202620 gene encoding uncharacterized protein LOC116202620, whose amino-acid sequence is MQETGGKGEDLGFFATTVERRVIKDRIVGSFMDTLPIVISKEKEEAGSNKGIQRSKYYGQKADGNKSQKAYFSPAETVQGQTPGKAAGNHAVTHAIGRNITITGISEDQLSQLATIFGERAAMSEQLAGPSHEESDWIG